The following nucleotide sequence is from Takifugu flavidus isolate HTHZ2018 chromosome 4, ASM371156v2, whole genome shotgun sequence.
ttcactgcaccttttgttgctagtgatgaagttgccccctaacgggtgtggaaaggctcaaacaactttgtgggtcacataaaggctccaaacggaaccgccacaaagacctaaaacacccatttaaaccaacgaggccggctgtttttacgttgaacaaatgaagcaaaatagtcacgtgtcattagttaaaatgtgtttttctgtcgttagaatacgatgtatacaaacaaacaaaagtgatttaataacatgacagtaatttcatgatagtcagttaacttgtggctcctattattcctgccttatgttggtttgtctggattgacctttgaacttatatccagccagtgttgaacatttctggatgaattgttgttgtttttaatttatggacgctgcagtggagataaagaattgaaggaatgaccactggagggggtattgctacctgacatgatccactcgcttgatttaaacgccgatgtccggccccaaaaatctttacttacacgaacttcctgcagttcctcacagctggaatcaggcgacgtcgtccctcctctgaggtgttgtactgccgcaggttcagctcatccagaacctcctctgacatctgcagcaggtaggccagagctgaacagtggatatctgacagttccctctctgatttcttccctgacttcaggaactcttggatctcctgatggactgactgatccttcatctccatcagacagtggaagatgttgatgcttctgtctggggagattcatcactgttctcctccttcaggttgttgaggaccttctggatggtttctgggtggctgttcctctgatccaacagtccacccaagatcctctgattggactccagagagagaccatgaaggaagcgaacaaacaagtccaggtggccatttttacttttgagagatttcattagtgctctcctgaggaagtcatcaagagatgtgactggaccGTAATtatacaacccagcaaacctggaaaaggggtttggttcagaatattttaggaactgatttataaccactgtgtctttcctggtgtaacggtggaacatgtagacggcagccagaaactcctgaacgctcagatgaacaaagcagtagactgatttctggaagatcacactctctctcttgaagatctctgtacaaactcctgagtacaccgacacctcggagacgtccagtccacatcgctccaggtcttctgagtagaacatgatgtttcctttctccagatgttcaaacgccagccgacccaacttcagaaggagttctttatcagccttagtcagttcctctggtctctgctttcctccatacttctccttcttcctctttatctgaaccatcaggaagtgtgagtagaggtcagtcagggtttggggcagctcttctctctggtctctggtcatcatgtcctccagaactatagcagtgatccagcagaaaactgggatcagacacatgatgtggaggctcctggaggccttgatgtgtgagatgattctcttggacagatcttcatcactgaacctcctcctgaagtactcctccttctgggagtcagtgaagcctcgtacttctgtgatcctgtcaacacacgagggaggaatctgataggctgctgcaggtctggaggtgatccagatgagagctgagggaagcaggttcccc
It contains:
- the LOC130524721 gene encoding protein NLRC3-like — protein: MDEDRAESTVPSWVSLKSDHSKDGAINFRSSEEIERGEHILSNWDQSAPPGESSCSQSGSRSGDAEMKPKQRSDLQEVIEGHKMSLKRRCEHVTEGTHEAGSGTLLNKIYTELYITEGQSEEVDTQHEVRQLERTSKKNIQDTPIKCQDIFKVLSEQQRHIRVVLTNGVAGVGKTFSVQKFSLDWAEGLENQDISLVLPLSCRELNLIRDEQHSLLSLLHVFHPTLQKIRAEDLTVWKLLFIFDGLDESRFSLGFNNHQVISDVTQVSSVGVLLVNLIQGNLLPSALIWITSRPAAAYQIPPSCVDRITEVRGFTDSQKEEYFRRRFSDEDLSKRIISHIKASRSLHIMCLIPVFCWITAIVLEDMMTRDQREELPQTLTDLYSHFLMVQIKRKKEKYGGKQRPEELTKADKELLLKLGRLAFEHLEKGNIMFYSEDLERCGLDVSEVSVYSGVCTEIFKRESVIFQKSVYCFVHLSVQEFLAAVYMFHRYTRKDTVVINQFLKYSEPNPFSRFAGLYNYGPVTSLDDFLRRALMKSLKSKNGHLDLFVRFLHGLSLESNQRILGGLLDQRNSHPETIQKVLNNLKEENSDESPQTEASTSSTV